Proteins encoded in a region of the Raphanus sativus cultivar WK10039 chromosome 8, ASM80110v3, whole genome shotgun sequence genome:
- the LOC108819761 gene encoding putative methylesterase 13, chloroplastic, whose product MGNSFTCISHEEEQRPTKSSAGRGKGRASNTRKYMRRLSLSCSGSSSTSSSKKGVIKPKKKIRERHHQDHDKNSHIIQEQTLAATNLLFNQTPRNSNYVAPPTFRRSTSSSGGSGPVSPVQSPKKSTCGFVRTSSSRRKSSVNPVIKPNQLLDKEPKKMEASETKRFVLVHGGGFGAWCWYRTITLLEKHGFQVDAVDLTGSGVSSTDPNTIASLAHYSKPLLHFLESLKPNEKVILVGHDFGGACMSYAMEMFPTKISKAVFISAVMLANGQSTLHLFNQPLGSNDLMQQAHMFLYANGKKNAPTAVDYDRSLLRDFIFNKSPPKDLALSSVSMRPFPFAPIGEKLHLSEKNYGSIRRFYVKTMEDYAVPVPLQEAIIKLNPSEQVFQLKGADHAPFFSRPQSLNRILVEIAKLPFKKSC is encoded by the exons atggggAACTCGTTCACATGCATCTCCCACGAGGAAGAACAACGTCCCACAAAATCCTCGGCCGGCCGTGGCAAAGGAAGAGCAAGTAACACCAGGAAATACATGCGTCGCCTATCGCTCTCCTGCTCTGGCTCATCCTCCACTTCGTCTTCCAAGAAAGGTGtaatcaaaccaaaaaagaaGATAAGAGAGAGACATCATCAAGATCATGATAAAAACTCTCATATTATTCAGGAGCAAACTTTGGCAGCCACTAATCTCCTTTTCAACCAAACCCCTCGTAACAGCAACTACGTTGCTCCTCCTACTTTCAGACGGTCTACCAGCTCAAGTGGCGGCTCAGGACCTGTCTCACCCGTCCAGAGTCCCAAGAAATCGACTTGTGGATTCGTAAGAACCTCTAGCTCTAGGCGAAAGTCTAGTGTCAATCCAGTTATCAAGCCTAACCAGCTCCTAGACAAG GAGCCGAAGAAGATGGAAGCTTCAGAGACGAAGAGGTTCGTGCTAGTCCATGGTGGAGGATTTGGGGCTTGGTGTTGGTACAGAACCATAACTCTCTTAGAGAAACATGGTTTCCAAGTAGATGCTGTTGACTTGACCGGTTCAGGTGTTAGCTCTACTGACCCCAACACCATCGCAAGCCTCGCTCACTACTCCAAGCCTCTCCTCCACTTTCTGGAATCCCTCAAACCCAACGAGAAG GTCATTTTGGTGGGGCATGATTTTGGAGGGGCTTGTATGTCTTATGCGATGGAAATGTTTCCTACTAAAATCTCCAAAGCTGTTTTTATCTCTGCTGTTATGTTGGCTAATGGTCAAAGCACTCTCCATCTCTTTAACCAACCG CTGGGATCAAATGATCTGATGCAACAAGCTCATATGTTTCTGTATGCCAATGGCAAAAAGAACGCTCCAACTGCCGTTGACTACGACAGATCTTTGCTTAGAGATTTTATCTTTAACAAGAGCCCACCAAAG GACCTCGCATTGTCATCGGTATCCATGAGGCCGTTTCCATTCGCACCGATTGGTGAAAAACTTCACCTGTCGGAGAAAAACTACGGCTCTATTCGACGGTTCTACGTAAAAACCATGGAGGATTACGCTGTACCGGTTCCTCTTCAGGAGGCAATTATCAAATTAAACCCATCTGAACAAGTGTTTCAGCTCAAAGGAGCCGATCATGCACCGTTCTTTTCTCGGCCTCAGTCCTTGAACCGAATCCTCGTCGAGATAGCTAAACTACCGTTTAAAAAATCATGTTGA